A stretch of the Leptidea sinapis chromosome 17, ilLepSina1.1, whole genome shotgun sequence genome encodes the following:
- the LOC126968960 gene encoding uncharacterized protein LOC126968960 isoform X2, producing the protein MVDWDLVLISIIADEEEGAQANNRDRRRFWVDNLWKERESKGEFNNLFNDLKYDVQKFYDYHRMDYEKFQALLNICRPYIEKQRTNFRNPIEADQRLSLCLRFLITGSSFKSLGYSYRMGFSTVRSIVHETCRVIWNALRPSVMPKPTREKWTRIAMEFDEKWNFPNCIGAIDDVGSYGRNSDGGIMQNSIFGKKLTSNALDIPPKKRLPRTDLELPYVFVADEAFPLTTNIMRPFSGDRLTDEAMKIYNYRLSRARRIVENAFGILQERFELCQKGIQVQPKYVDNIILACTCLHNFIIGGTSTESQNIASVSINLENDNNMNNALDGMTVREMFKDYFRSDEGSIPWQNDIVNRH; encoded by the exons ATGGTAGATTGGGATTTGGTGTTGATATCGATTATTGCAGATGAAGAAGAAGGTGCACAGGCTAATAATAGGGATAGAAGAAGATTTTGGGTTGATAATTTATGGAAAGAAAGGGAATCAAAGGgtgaattcaataatttatttaatgatttaaaatacgACGTGCAAAAATTTTATGACTATCATAGAATGGATTATGAGAAATTTCAAGCACTGTTGAATATATGTCGACCATATATCGAAAAACAGAGGACCAATTTTCGCAACCCCATTGAAGCCGATCAGAGATTATCCTTGTGTTTGAG ATTTTTGATCACGGGAAGTAGCTTCAAGTCTCTAGGTTACAGCTATCGCATGGGGTTTAGTACAGTGCGCTCTATCGTACATGAAACTTGCCGAGTCATTTGGAATGCCCTAAGACCTAGTGTTATGCCAAAACCAACAAGGGAAAAATGGACGCGAATCGCGATGGAATTTGATGAAAAATGGAATTTCCCGAACTGCATCGGTGCAATAGATG ATGTAGGATCATATGGACGAAATAGTGATGGAGGTATAATGCAAAACTCaatatttggaaaaaaattgaCTTCTAATGCCCTCGATATTCCCCCAAAAAAACGTTTACCGAGGACAGATCTTGAGTTGCCGTATGTTTTTGTAGCAGACGAGGCTTTTCCGTTAACCACAAACATTATGAGACCATTTAGTGGCGATCGATTGACAGATGaagcaatgaaaatatacaattatcgTTTGAGTAGAGCCAGGCGTATCGTCGAAAATGCATTTGGTATACTTCAAGAACGTTTCGAATTATGTCAAAAAGGAATTCAGGTTCAACCAAAATATGTTGATAATATCATTTTAGCATGTACTTGCTTACACAATTTCATCATAGGTGGTACAAGCACAGAAAGCCAAAATATAGcaagtgtaagcattaatttAGAAAACGATAATAATATGAACAATGCATTAGATGGTATGACAGTACGGGAGATGTTTAAAGATTACTTTAGGTCTGATGAGGGCTCTATTCCATGGCAAAACGATATTGTAAATAGACATTAA
- the LOC126968960 gene encoding uncharacterized protein LOC126968960 isoform X1, which yields MVDWDLVLISIIADEEEGAQANNRDRRRFWVDNLWKERESKGEFNNLFNDLKYDVQKFYDYHRMDYEKFQALLNICRPYIEKQRTNFRNPIEADQRLSLCLRFLITGSSFKSLGYSYRMGFSTVRSIVHETCRVIWNALRPSVMPKPTREKWTRIAMEFDEKWNFPNCIGAIDGKHFKIKAPRNSGSLYINYKKFFSIVLLAVVDANYKFVIADVGSYGRNSDGGIMQNSIFGKKLTSNALDIPPKKRLPRTDLELPYVFVADEAFPLTTNIMRPFSGDRLTDEAMKIYNYRLSRARRIVENAFGILQERFELCQKGIQVQPKYVDNIILACTCLHNFIIGGTSTESQNIASVSINLENDNNMNNALDGMTVREMFKDYFRSDEGSIPWQNDIVNRH from the exons ATGGTAGATTGGGATTTGGTGTTGATATCGATTATTGCAGATGAAGAAGAAGGTGCACAGGCTAATAATAGGGATAGAAGAAGATTTTGGGTTGATAATTTATGGAAAGAAAGGGAATCAAAGGgtgaattcaataatttatttaatgatttaaaatacgACGTGCAAAAATTTTATGACTATCATAGAATGGATTATGAGAAATTTCAAGCACTGTTGAATATATGTCGACCATATATCGAAAAACAGAGGACCAATTTTCGCAACCCCATTGAAGCCGATCAGAGATTATCCTTGTGTTTGAG ATTTTTGATCACGGGAAGTAGCTTCAAGTCTCTAGGTTACAGCTATCGCATGGGGTTTAGTACAGTGCGCTCTATCGTACATGAAACTTGCCGAGTCATTTGGAATGCCCTAAGACCTAGTGTTATGCCAAAACCAACAAGGGAAAAATGGACGCGAATCGCGATGGAATTTGATGAAAAATGGAATTTCCCGAACTGCATCGGTGCAATAGATGGTAAACATTTCAAGATAAAAGCACCTCGCAATAGTGGAAGTCTCTACATAAActataaaaagtttttcagtATCGTACTACTAGCGGTTGTGGatgcaaattataaatttgtgatTGCAGATGTAGGATCATATGGACGAAATAGTGATGGAGGTATAATGCAAAACTCaatatttggaaaaaaattgaCTTCTAATGCCCTCGATATTCCCCCAAAAAAACGTTTACCGAGGACAGATCTTGAGTTGCCGTATGTTTTTGTAGCAGACGAGGCTTTTCCGTTAACCACAAACATTATGAGACCATTTAGTGGCGATCGATTGACAGATGaagcaatgaaaatatacaattatcgTTTGAGTAGAGCCAGGCGTATCGTCGAAAATGCATTTGGTATACTTCAAGAACGTTTCGAATTATGTCAAAAAGGAATTCAGGTTCAACCAAAATATGTTGATAATATCATTTTAGCATGTACTTGCTTACACAATTTCATCATAGGTGGTACAAGCACAGAAAGCCAAAATATAGcaagtgtaagcattaatttAGAAAACGATAATAATATGAACAATGCATTAGATGGTATGACAGTACGGGAGATGTTTAAAGATTACTTTAGGTCTGATGAGGGCTCTATTCCATGGCAAAACGATATTGTAAATAGACATTAA